A single window of uncultured Tolumonas sp. DNA harbors:
- a CDS encoding type I secretion C-terminal target domain-containing protein, translating into MQPGDSANIALVLDTSGSMNTTISGITRLQALKNAVINALDSLYNSSASDVRVHIVDFDTNASSVGTFTLTHNGVDDLTALNSAKAAVNALIQGGNTNYEAGLQSALSWINSSGSDAPLSAATINKVVFISDGEPNRALNNSGSVVSVTATEAIQHILGTYNPSGTSNDDKVSEVGNIIAAHYTLEAVGINVAASALNLLSQVEGATGDGADNVTTASQLSDVIGHLAGGSIIQTAAGNDVINGGVDGNDIIFGDVPNTDALAATYGLAALSFPPGSGWAVFQALENGESAIDPGWSRADTLAYIQNHQAELATESGRAGGDDIINAGLGDDTVYGQEGNDIIFGDSGNDIISGGSGNDTIIGGPGNDILTGGAGVDTFKWTAADIDGNHYKDTITDFSINPVNGDKLDLSAVLNGDTNTNLDNYLQFSKDGVGDVVISVHKDGNLASTPDMTIIMEGHGATDADLAALQNYLLTQNGLIH; encoded by the coding sequence ATGCAACCTGGTGACAGTGCAAACATTGCATTGGTACTAGATACTTCGGGCAGTATGAATACGACTATTAGTGGTATAACCCGGTTACAAGCATTAAAAAATGCAGTGATCAATGCCTTAGATAGTTTATACAATTCTAGTGCCAGTGATGTGCGAGTTCATATCGTTGATTTTGATACTAATGCATCATCTGTCGGGACATTCACGTTGACTCATAATGGAGTTGATGATTTAACCGCGTTAAATTCTGCTAAAGCTGCGGTTAATGCTCTGATTCAGGGAGGAAACACCAACTATGAAGCAGGTCTACAGTCTGCTTTGAGTTGGATTAATAGTTCAGGATCTGATGCGCCGTTAAGTGCAGCTACCATCAATAAAGTGGTATTTATCTCTGATGGAGAACCAAATCGTGCACTGAATAATTCGGGCAGTGTTGTTTCAGTCACTGCAACTGAGGCAATTCAACACATACTCGGAACATATAATCCTTCGGGAACTAGCAACGATGACAAGGTAAGTGAAGTTGGCAACATTATAGCGGCACATTACACCCTTGAAGCCGTGGGCATTAATGTTGCAGCTTCCGCTTTAAATTTACTTAGCCAAGTAGAAGGTGCTACAGGTGATGGTGCAGATAATGTAACGACTGCATCTCAACTCAGTGATGTCATTGGTCATCTTGCCGGCGGTTCTATTATTCAGACGGCGGCTGGTAATGATGTTATTAATGGTGGTGTTGATGGGAATGACATTATTTTTGGTGATGTTCCTAATACCGATGCATTGGCTGCTACCTATGGTTTGGCTGCTTTAAGCTTCCCTCCCGGGTCTGGCTGGGCTGTATTCCAAGCACTGGAAAATGGTGAAAGTGCTATTGATCCTGGGTGGAGTCGTGCAGATACTTTAGCTTATATCCAGAATCATCAGGCTGAATTAGCTACTGAAAGTGGTCGTGCTGGTGGTGATGATATTATTAATGCAGGATTGGGTGACGATACTGTCTATGGTCAGGAAGGTAATGACATCATCTTCGGTGATTCTGGTAATGACATCATCAGTGGCGGATCTGGTAATGACACAATTATTGGTGGTCCAGGTAATGACATATTAACAGGTGGGGCCGGAGTTGATACATTCAAATGGACAGCCGCAGATATCGATGGAAATCATTACAAAGATACCATTACTGATTTTTCAATAAATCCAGTAAATGGAGATAAGCTTGATTTATCAGCTGTACTAAATGGCGATACCAATACAAATTTAGATAACTATTTACAGTTTTCTAAAGACGGTGTTGGTGATGTTGTTATCTCTGTACATAAAGACGGAAATCTGGCTTCAACACCAGACATGACAATCATTATGGAAGGGCATGGCGCTACTGATGCAGATCTTGCAGCTTTGCAAAATTATTTGTTAACTCAAAATGGGTTGATCCACTAA
- a CDS encoding ABC transporter ATP-binding protein, giving the protein MSLLEVRNLRIEYPSRHGVMAAVKDLSFSIEKGEILGVVGESGAGKSTIGNAVIDLLSPPGRIARGDVFLNGEKISGLAPDAIREIRGAKIGFIFQDPMTSLNPLFTVEQQLVETMLANTELKADEAYEKALELMESVGIPQPELRIKQYPHQFSGGMRQRVVIAIALSCDPDLIIADEPTTALDVSIQDQILQLIRKLCKERQVGCMLVTHDMGVVSNITDRVAVMYRGDLVEIGTTEQVLGAPKHPYTQSLISAVPRSDVKLVRFPLVSYIESAEPLHSIDLKTHWLGQRQEQRDYNGALLQVDNVSLRFLTKDSMFPSRREYVQANNHVSFEIQEGETFGLVGESGSGKSTIARVITGLYPPHEGKVIFEGIDLTALKSEKERRPFRRQMQMVFQNPYSSLNPRMKVADIIAEPIRFHHLAENERQVQEIVGDLLDHVGLGRKAGVKYPHEFSGGQRQRISIARALATRPRLLICDEPTSALDVSVQAQILNLLKDLQQELKLTMLFISHDLPVIRQMCDRIGVMQKGTLLEVAKTEDLFVSPQHEYSRKLISLMPEFKGMSRAGLQIAEETAAMNQSAYY; this is encoded by the coding sequence ATGTCCCTGCTGGAAGTCAGAAATTTAAGAATTGAATATCCTTCGCGTCATGGCGTGATGGCGGCAGTGAAAGATCTGTCATTCTCAATTGAAAAAGGCGAGATCCTGGGTGTAGTTGGTGAGTCAGGCGCAGGTAAATCAACCATCGGCAATGCGGTCATTGATTTGCTAAGCCCACCTGGTCGCATCGCGCGTGGCGATGTTTTCCTGAATGGTGAAAAAATCTCTGGCCTGGCGCCCGATGCGATCCGCGAGATCCGTGGCGCGAAGATCGGTTTCATTTTTCAAGACCCGATGACTTCACTCAATCCGCTTTTCACGGTAGAGCAGCAATTGGTCGAAACCATGCTGGCGAATACCGAACTGAAAGCCGACGAAGCTTATGAAAAAGCCTTAGAGTTAATGGAATCGGTCGGTATTCCACAACCGGAACTGCGGATTAAACAATATCCGCATCAGTTTTCCGGTGGCATGCGTCAGCGTGTGGTGATTGCTATTGCTCTGTCTTGCGACCCTGATTTGATCATTGCTGATGAGCCAACTACGGCATTGGATGTTTCTATTCAGGATCAGATCCTGCAGTTGATTCGTAAACTGTGTAAAGAACGTCAGGTTGGTTGCATGCTGGTCACACACGACATGGGCGTGGTGTCGAATATCACCGATCGTGTCGCTGTTATGTATCGTGGTGATTTAGTTGAAATCGGCACGACTGAACAAGTGCTGGGTGCACCGAAACATCCTTATACACAAAGTCTGATTTCGGCAGTGCCACGTTCTGATGTGAAACTAGTTCGTTTCCCTCTGGTTTCTTATATTGAATCGGCAGAACCACTGCATTCAATCGATCTGAAAACGCATTGGTTGGGGCAGCGTCAGGAGCAACGTGATTACAACGGTGCCTTGCTGCAGGTCGATAATGTTAGCCTGCGTTTTTTGACCAAAGACTCTATGTTCCCATCGCGACGTGAATACGTGCAGGCGAACAATCATGTCAGCTTTGAAATTCAGGAAGGCGAAACCTTCGGTCTGGTTGGTGAATCGGGTTCAGGTAAATCAACGATTGCTCGCGTGATCACCGGCTTGTATCCACCACATGAAGGAAAAGTCATTTTTGAAGGCATTGACCTGACTGCGCTGAAAAGCGAGAAAGAGCGTCGTCCGTTTCGCCGTCAAATGCAGATGGTGTTCCAAAACCCATATTCTTCACTGAACCCGCGCATGAAAGTGGCCGATATTATTGCAGAGCCGATCCGTTTCCATCATCTGGCGGAAAATGAGCGTCAGGTGCAAGAGATAGTCGGCGATTTACTCGATCACGTAGGGCTTGGCCGCAAAGCGGGTGTGAAATATCCGCATGAATTCTCGGGTGGTCAGCGCCAACGTATTTCGATTGCGCGTGCGCTGGCAACTCGTCCCCGTTTGTTGATCTGTGATGAACCGACTTCTGCATTGGATGTGTCGGTACAAGCACAGATCCTCAATCTGCTGAAAGATCTGCAGCAGGAACTCAAACTCACCATGCTGTTTATCAGTCACGATCTGCCGGTGATCCGCCAGATGTGTGACCGTATTGGTGTGATGCAAAAAGGAACTTTGTTGGAAGTGGCGAAAACAGAAGATCTGTTTGTGTCACCACAGCATGAGTACAGCCGTAAGCTGATTTCATTGATGCCGGAATTTAAAGGTATGAGCCGCGCTGGATTACAGATCGCGGAAGAAACGGCAGCCATGAATCAGTCTGCATATTATTAA